One stretch of Erpetoichthys calabaricus chromosome 14, fErpCal1.3, whole genome shotgun sequence DNA includes these proteins:
- the cldn35 gene encoding claudin-9, whose translation MANTGLQLIGFTGAVTGWIMAIAVTALPQWSVTAFINGPILTSEIMWEGIWMTCVYRTTGQMQCKIFDSLLALPPNTQASRALMCLAIFLGFLSIMFTCCGMKCTTCAVDDKQAKAGFALTGGMLFISTGVLILIPISWTAHNIIIDFYNKNTPPALKRELGQAIYLGWAAAVLLILGGALLCSTCPQAPRDYRRGYASNLMHSRASAPPKSPSGGGIPLKEYV comes from the coding sequence ATGGCAAACACTGGCCTTCAGCTAATTGGCTTTACTGGTGCAGTGACAGGATGGATAATGGCTATAGCGGTCACTGCTTTACCTCAGTGGAGTGTAACAGCATTCATCAATGGTCCCATCCTGACTTCAGAGATTATGTGGGAAGGCATATGGATGACGTGTGTATACCGAACCACGGGCCAGATGCAGTGCAaaatttttgattctttgctgGCCCTCCCACCAAACACACAGGCTTCCCGAGCCTTAATGTGCTTAGCTATCTTTCTTGGTTTTCTTTCAATCATGTTCACCTGTTGTGGCATGAAGTGCACAACCTGTGCTGTGGATGACAAGCAGGCAAAAGCTGGTTTTGCACTTACTGGGGGAATGCTCTTCATTAGCACTGGAGTCCTCATCCTTATTCCAATCTCTTGGACAGCTCACAACATCATCATTGACTTTTATAATAAGAATACACCACCGGCTTTAAAGAGGGAACTTGGACAGGCCATCTATCTAGGCTGGGCAGCAGCTGTTTTGCTAATTTTGGGAGGTGCCCTCCTTTGTAGCACCTGTCCTCAGGCACCTCGTGACTATAGAAGAGGTTATGCTAGTAACCTAATGCACAGCAGAGCTTCAGCACCCCCCAAGTCACCTTCTGGGGGAGGTATCCCTTTGAAAGAGTATGTCTAA